DNA from Gephyromycinifex aptenodytis:
GAACTGCGCCTCCCCTTGTCCACTGCGTAGCGTCTCGCGTACCTGCGACGCGACGAAAGCTCCTTCGCTGCGCAGGTCCAACACCCGGATCGGCGCGTGATGCGCGGACTGGATCAGCGCGGCGCGGCCCGTCGGCAGACTGCCCAGTTCAGAGGTGACAGCTCCTCCTCCGGCGAAAGATTCGACGCGTCCGCCAGCCGCACTGGCGTTGACGAAACACACCTCGTGGCCACGCTCGGCCAGAGCCCGGGTCAGGGCCATGGCCGTCGTACTCGCTCCTACGCCCGCGGCGGTGCCGGTAACGGCGATGACCGGGTGACCAGCCTGATCGAGCTGGTTTTGAACGGCCAGCGCAAGGCGGTGGGCCGCCACCGACACCTGGCGTTCGTGCTGGTCGGCCTCGACGCCGCCAGGCACGGTGGGCATGACCGCGATCACGGGGGTGTCCATCACCTGCGCGACATGGGCCGGTGTCTGCACGACAGGGTTGCGCCGGGTCAGCAAGGCGCTAGCCACCAGACCGACAACCATCCCCAGGATTGCCCCGAGGAGGCCGGAGGTCAGCAGGCCACGCAGGGAGCGCGCCGGAGCCACCCGCGGGCCGTCGATGGCGACGAAACTGGTGGCTGCCTCGGGAGGGGTCCGGTTCTCTTGGGAGACCTCTTTGAGGGTGGTGGTGAGTTCCTCGGGTAGCACCCGTAGCACCGCCCCCACCTCTTCAGCTGAATCCCCGGTCGCTGTGACAGTCATCACTACCGTGTCGCGGGCGCGGGACACACTCAACGAGCTGGCCAAGGCATCGGGGTCGCGTTCGAGGTCCAGCCGGTTGGCGATCCGTCGCGCCAACCGCGTCCCGGTGACGAGCTGTTCGTAAGAGCCCATCCGCATTACGCCGACCGTCATCTGCTGCACCGATGCCGAGTCAGCCAACGGGTTCACCGCATAGATGCGTGACTGACCGGTGTAGCCGCGGTCCTGGGACAGCGCGGCCGCCCCGCCGAGCATTCCGCCCAGCAGGATCGAGGTCAGCACCACAGGCCAGTAGCGCCGCAGCACGGCAAAGTAGTCCCCTACGTTCATGTCTCTCTGTCGCCCCCTGGACCGAAGTCCCTCGTCATCACTCGGAGATCCCCGCGTGCACGGCCCCCGTTGGTCCGTTTCTCCAGCCTCATCAACTTCTCACGCACCCACGCACTCGTCGTAGATCCGTTCCAGTCGCTGCGTCTGCCGGCTGAGGTCGAAATCGCGGGCGATCCTCGCCCGACCCGCCTCACCCATTCGTCGCGCCATCTGGGTGTCTCGAAGTAAGAGTTCCATGTGCGCGGTCAATGCGTCCATATCGCCCACCGGAGCCAGCAGGCCGGTGACCCCGTCCTGCACCGCCTCGGGCACACCGCCTGTCGCATAGGACAGCACCGGCACCCCGTTCTGGGCAGCTTCTAGGAAAACCAGGCCGAGCCCTTCATCCCATCCCGCTGCGGTGGGTTGCGATGGCCCCACGAATAGCGTGCTGTCAGCCAAGGTGGCGGCCACTTCCGCCGGAGACACCCGGCCGTGAAACCGAACCCGGCCTTCGATCCCGTGTGCCAGGCGTTCGAGCGAGGGGCGCAGGCTGCCGTCGCCGAGGATGTCTACCTGGGCTTCGTCTCTGAGTTCGCGCGGCAAGCGCGCGAACGCCTGAATGAGGTGGTCGACCCCCTTGCCTTCTTCCAGCCGCCCTACGAACACGATCCGGGCAGGCCCCTGCCGGGGCCCTTCGGGTGGCGTCGGTGCCGTGGGCAGGGCCGGGATCCCCAGGTAGTGGACTCGCACCTTGTCCGCGGGAGCACCCAAGGCTTTGATTCGCCCGGCGATGAAGTTGGAGACCGGCAGTAACACGCTGGCTTGCGCAAAGACCTCCGCCAACTCACGTCGATAGCGCCCGTCAGTGTCGCGGCGGGGGGCGGCGGTCGCGTCGTACCCGTGGAAGGTGACGATGAAGGGAAGCTCGAGGCGGCGCACGATGCGGCGGCACTCGGTGGCATCAGTACCGAAGTGCGCGTGCAGCAGGCTGGCGTCGTGGGAGCGCAAGAACGTGTCGTACACCCCGGCGTAACCCGTGCGTCGTGACAACCGGCCGAGTTTGCGGCCGAGGCGGTTCGCCGGGAACGGTGCACGGTCGGGCACGATGCCGAGACGGTCGTCGACGGCCGTCAGACCCAGGGTGAGGGGACGCCACCTGTCCAGGTGGGTAACGTGGTCCCGAACGAAGGTCTCGGATGCCGGTAACCACTGGGAACGCCAGATGGCGGCCGTGGGATGACTCACCGGTGATTCCTCCTTGTGTTGAGTGCCCCAGTCGGCGCCACCGCCGGCGAGGCAGCCGCGCTGCGGCGACGATGAGGCGCCCGGGGATATTCACGCCCCGGCCCGAACAGGGCGCCAGCGGCGATCACCCACATGATCAGGGCAACCGCCGAGCGGACCCCCAGCGCGCTGAACGACAGCACTGAGATCAGCGCCACGACCGAGGAGATGATGAATCCCTCGTCCGCGCGGCGCCGGAGACCGATCAGGATGCACGCGACCAGGAGCCCGAAATACAGCAACGCTGTAGGCAACCCGACGTCCAGGATCATCATGAGGAAGGAGTTCTCGAAACTCGACTCCAAGCCTCCGTTGGCCGCGATGGTATAGCTGGCCCCGGTGCCACCCCCGGACCACAGATAGCGCGGCAGAATCTCCACGAAGTACTCCACCGCGGCGACCCGAGCTTCGGTGGAGTCGTCTGCGGTCGCGAATCGCTCCTGCACGCCTGCTAGCAGACCGGCCGAAACGACCAAGGCCGCCGCCACCCCGGCGACACACCACATCACCGAGCGAACCGGGCGTGACATCCGCCCGCGCAGCAGCACATACCCGGTGGCCAGGATCCCGACCCCGATCCCGAAACGGGATTCGGTGACGACGATGCCGGCCAGCGCCAAGGAGACCACGGGGATCGAGAGCCACCAGCGGCGCACGCTGACCATCAACGGGATGACGCAGGCCAACACCATCGACAACACCAGCGGGTGGTCGAAGGTCGCCATCCAACGGATGTCGCTGCGTCCGTACCACTCTTGTTGTGAGAAAGCGCTCTCAAAGAACAGCACCCGGTTAGTCGCCGACTGGGCCAAGGCCAGTACCGCAGTCGCGACCCCCAGACCGGCAAGCGTCCAACGGATTGTCTCGATTGAGCGGGGATTCTCGACCAACAGCGCCCCGACACTGAACAGGGTCACCAGGGGGATGAAGGTCTGGTCCAGGACGAAGCCGAGCGCCGGGGGCCCGCCTGTGACCAGTAGTGCGTGCAGCAGCCCGGAGAGGACGACGCCGACAGCCACCACGACGAGCTCAAAGCGTTCGCTGAGGACCCGCGACAGGCCGGCGCGATGATCCAGCAGCACGATCACTGCGGCCCATAGGGCCAGGAGCGAGCCCGGGTGCAGGGAGAAGCGGGCCAGTTGCAACGTGCTGACCACCAGCACCGAGGGGATGAGCCCGTGCAGAAGAAGTCCGAGCATGAGCAGCGTCATCGGTCTACGCCGCAGCAGCGCGGCGCACGCTAGGGTGAGCATTACCGCCAGAAGGAACCGCAAGGTGGCCCTCCCTGGTGTGAACGATGGACGGTGTGGACTCGACCTGTCATTCAGAATAGGGCAGGTCGGACATAGCCAATTGTGCTGATGAGCACGCTGGGCTCAACGCAACCGGGAGCGCCAGCGCCCCACGGTTCGACGCAACCGTTCTCTGGACTGCTCATCCAGGACACCCCATAGGGCTCCCTTCATCAGCAGCGCAGCAGGTGCTCCGCGTCGCAGAGCCGAGGCCAACACTCCGGCGATCTCCGTGCTGCGGTGTTCCCCGGCCAGACCGGGAACGACATAGGTCAGCACGAATACGTCGTAGGCATTCATCGAACGCCCGGCCAGATTCTCCTGTGCCCAGCGCCGATCAACGTCGGGGCGGTGTTTACCGGAGAGAGAGGCACCACTCTCGCGTCGCTGATCGATGACGCAGGCGATGTCTGGGACGACCAGAAGCGCCGTCCCGGCGTCGATGACCCGGAGCAGCCATTCATAGTCCTCCCACCGACGCAGGCTCAGATCCAAGGGATATGCCTGCAGGATCCACCTCGGGATCAATAGCGAAGGGGTGCACAAGGACCGACGAGGAGCCCGGGCGAAGCCTGGCGGCGGAAATAGGTAGTCGGCGAGCAATTCGCCTGTCCGCGGGGGGCGGTCCGGGGTCAGAACCGAACCCTGGGCACCTTCCAATCGCGAGCGTCCCGCAACGATAGTCACTTCTGGCCTAGGGCAGTGCGACCAGGCGTCCAGTTGTGCTGCCAGACGATCCGGGGTCCAGGTGTCATCGTCGTCCAGCCAGGCAATCAATTCACCAGTTGCAGCGGCGACACCACACATCCGGGCCGCGCCGGGTCCGTGCGGTCCCTCGTTGCAGATGACGCGTACTCGCTGATCGTCGAACTCCGGAAGGTCCTGCACCGGGTCCGCGCGGTCGACCACGACGATGGCCTCCGTCACTGGCGCGCTTTGGGCCAGGACCGAAGCGACGGCTCGGCGTAGCTCGTCCTCGCTGCGCAGAATCGTCGGAATGACGGCGGTCACCGAGGGCCAGGAGCGAGTCGGTGCGTTCATGAGGCTAGTGAGGTCCACAGCTGGACCAACTCGCCACGCCACGTCTCGACGTCGAACTGCGTCGAGGTTTGCCATCCAGCCTGCCCAATACGAGCCGCCGCCTTCGGCTCAGACAACTCGGTGAGTGCCTCCACGAGAGCGCTCACGTCGCCGGGCGTCACGAGCAGACCGTTCTCTCCGTGACGGATGACCTCTCCGATTCCGCCGACGGGGCAGGTCAGCACCGGCACACCGTGACTCATCGCCTCCAGCAAAGCCATCGGCAGGCCTTCTTCGTAGCTGGGCAGCACGAAGGCATCGGCCTGATCCAGCAGCCGGGCGCGCTCTGCAGGGTCGATCCAGCCGGGGAAGACCACTTGGTCCTCGACCCCTGCGCGGCGCGCAGCGAGCTTGGCCTCTTCGATCTCGCCGTCTCCAGCCAGGGTCAGCACCGTACGCATGCGCAGTTCACGGGGTAGCCGCGCCAGCGCAGCGATGAGATCGTAGGTGCCCTTCCGCTGACCCAACCGGCCCAGGAACAGCAGTTGGAACGGCGCATCGCTACCCCGCTCAGCTCGTTGCGGGGCTGGCCGCAGCGGCACGGGGTTGCGCAACACGATGACCTGGTCCGGGTCCAGATCGAACATCTCGACATACTCGCGTTTGAGGCCCTCCCCCAGCACGATCCACCGTTGGGCCGAAAGCCCACGCCGAATCGCTCGCTGGGTCAGAGCTGAACAGGAATCGAACCATGCCTTGAAACCGTGGCTGTGTGCGTGCAGAACGGTCGGTACCCCGAAGGCCTTGGCCATGCGCAAGACCACAACTTTGCGCGCCACGCTGCCCTTGTATGACATGTGCACATGCACGACGTCCACGTTTCGGGCGCTCAGACGGGCTGCCAGCCGAGCCAATCCGGACGCGCCCACCTTGGCGCGATCGGCGGCGTCGGTGTCCCGGTAGGTCGTGATGTGCTCGAGTTGCACCTGCGGCCCCATTCCCCGCAGGGAGAGCGCCATCACGCTGGCCATACCGCCGCGGCTCTGAGCAGAGGCGGGTGCGGATCCGACGAGGCAGACCCGGAGGGGACGCACGGATACATCCTCGATGAGGCGGGTCTGGCCCATGCTGTTGGGGAGGCGCTCTGCGAGCTTCATGCCGCGACGTCCTCGCTGCCGCTGCTCGGCACGGAGCGATGTCCGGTGTGCAGCGAGAACGGCGGGGCGGTCACGGCGATCACTCCTTTTGAGCGCGCTTCGAGCGCGTCACCTGCGGTCAACGCGTCGGCATCGCGACTGACCGCGAGGCCGCGGCCATGGAGCTCGTCGGCGATCATCCACTGGTGGTCGTCGATGTGTTCGCCACGCGCGGCGACCCGCGGCAGCAATACGGGGCATCGTCCCGCATCGAGAATCTGCAGACATGACCCCACGCCTGCATGGGCGAAGACCAGGTCTGAGTCCCTGATCGCTGCGCTCAAGTCAGCGGCGGGAACAAGGAAACGACCGTCGAGACCCAGGTCGGCCACCGGGGTATCCCCCACCTGCCACAGGACGGAAACATCCGTAGCTGCCACCTCGGCCAGGACGCGCTGAACTGCATCGACGGCACGACGGTACGGATACCCGCGCATGGTGCCGAGCGTGACAACAACCCGGTTGATCCCAGCGCCGCTCGGCCTGACCGCTGAGTCCCGAGTGAAACTGTCAAACACCGACCCTTGGTAGGCCCACGGGCGCTCTGCCCACCGCTCGTATTGGGCGTAAAGGTGGACACCGGGCACCTTGGTCATCATTCGGCCGGTCAAACTCGGCCCTTCGACGCGGGCGGAACTCTCCACGTAATGACATTCGATGCCAAGGCTTCGGGCCGCAGTGAAGAACGGAATCGCAATAGCCGAACCTGTGGAAACCACAGAGGAGAATTGCCCACTTTTGAGGATGCGGAAGGCTTGCGGAAGGGTGACCAATGCCTGCTTAGCCCCTCGTGGCGGTATCCGCGGCACATAGTGGACCTCGCGCCCCGCCAGCAGGGAGCTCGACTGCTGGTCTTCGAAGGTGGCATAGGCCACCCGGTCAGCAGTGGGTCGAAGCCGCGGCTCCAACCGATGCAATTGCTCCAGATGGCCGCCTGTTGAGGCGACCAAAAGACGTCCGGACATCAGTAACTTTCCTTCCACCCCGCATGTTGACAGCGCTGCGCCGCGCTATATACGACCCCCCGGCCGACGAACAACCATCTAGAGCAGACGACTGTCCTGATGTGCTGTCCAAGTCGACTGTACAGGACCGTCGGGCCCCCTCCAATGCCTCTCGAAGTCGGCATAGACACATCGCACCTCTTGGCTGAACGACCCCGCCGTCGCTGTTAAGCAAAGCCTTTCAGCCCGGTTGGGGCTCCGATCTGCGCTAGCTGAGCGCTGTTCGTGCAGCCGTTACTGCTGCGCACTCACGCCGACGCTCCTGCGGCCGATGGAACAGGTACTCCCTGGCCACGCCACTCCCGGCCTCTCCCGCAACAGTGGAAGAGAAGTGCTCATGTTCTCAGTCCTATCCCGCTCCCGCACCACCCGCCTGGCGACCTCGCTCGCTCTGGTCGCCGCTCTCGGCGGCGGCGCCGCCGCCACCCTGCCCAGCTCGGCCTCTGCCGCACCGGCTGCCGCCACCAAGGCCGCGGCCGCGGCCACCGCGCCGAGCTCCCGATTCAGCGCCTACAAAACCCACGCCTGGGACGGACAGCAGCCCATCGTCGGCGCAGACCAATGGGACTTCGTCCTTCCCGCGACGAAGTCGGCGCCGGATCGGCGTCGTAGCGAACTGTGGTGGGCTCTTGACGGCGCGGCCGTCTCCTATAGCGAGGGCGACGTCGCCACCTATCAGGCTGAGGTCACCGCCAAGCTCGGGCAGGCCGCCAACGAGCGCGGTCAGTGGCACGTGCTGTGGCAGCTGCTCGGTACTACCAACGGCCAATGGAAAGGCCCGTCGATCGCATTGACCGTCGCCGACGGGCAGTTGCGCATCACCGGCGGAAACGGCCATGAGGGACATAACCCCGGCGCCGGCCGCGTCTACAGCTGGGCCAACGACTTGGCTCCCTATGTCGATGGACGCACCTATCAGGTGAAGATTCAGGACTACCTCAGCTCCGACCCTAACAGCGGTTGGATCAGTGTCTGGGTGGACGGCAAGAAGGTACTCGACCGCTGGAGGCCGACCTCACGCACCGGGTTGCGCCCAGGCACCTTCTACCCCGGAAGCTCTGAGGTGTATTCCCGCTCAGGCCTGTATCGAGGTTCAGACCGCACCAAGACGCCGACCTACCAGCAAAGCGCCCGCCACACGAAAGTCCTGATGTCCTAAGCCACGCCCAGCGCAGATGGGGGGTAGCGCCGCGGCCTACCCCCCATCTGTAAGCGCGAACGCATACAACGGGTCACTCGTTCAGGACGGCCGGTCCGATAATTGCCCTACGATGTCCCCTGGGAACGTCGATCACTCGGTGATCGGACGTTAAGGGGCTTCGTCATGGGGGGATCTCCTAATGACATGCCGTAATGCCTGCTGAGGGGCAGCTATGCGGGCGCGCATGCCGCGGGGAGGAAGAACGTGGACAACAGGCACATCGTGACAGCGAGCGATCCGGCGCTCGCGCAGGGGCTCGCGCAGTACCAGGCCGCAGCAGAACGTGAGGAGTCGATCCTCGTGCGGCCGTCCCAGGATCACCCGGGCTTGGCACAGGTCGTGCACATGCTGCAGCCGCGTTCGGCTCTGCCGCTGCTCGTCACCGATTTGCGGGGGAACTCGCAACGGTTGCTCGCCGAGCAGGACGGCGGGAGCATTGAGCGCGAACCCACCTTGGCTTTCTTCACTTCCGGCTCGACCGGTTCACCGAAATGTGTTGTCTACACCCGAGACACCGTCGATGCGCACGCGGGCGCTATCGCCGCAGCGCTAGAGCTGGCAAGGAAACCCCAGCGCCGCTATTTCGCCTTGACCCCGCCCGGCTTCGCTTATGGGCTCAGCATCGTTAACAGCCACCTGCACAGTGGGGTCGGCGTGACCTTCTGCGAAAGCGATTGGGGACTGAACAGCCTGAACAGTGCCATCGCGGATGTTGAGGCGGCCGACGACATCGCACTTTATCTTTTGCCGCAGCACGTTCCGCTCGTGTTGAGCGCTCCCCTTGAGCACGAGCGGATCTCCCGCTTCATCGTTGCGGGCGGGCGCCTGTCAGGGTCGGCTGCGGCGGCCCTGGCCGAACGATGCCCCGGCGCCCGGCTGACCAACATGTACGGCCAGGCGGAGCTCGGCCCTCGCCTGTCGATGTGGCAGGGGCCGCTCAACGAGTACGTGGAGGGATTGATCGGGGAGCCGCTACCGGGGGTAGAACTCGAGCTGCGGGCTACCGAGCACGAGCACGCTGATGGAACAGAAGCCTCGGAGATCCTGGCCCGTACGCCGTTCGCCATGTCATGGGCGCTGCCCGCCCCCTACGACACCCCCGTTCCGGGGCCGACGCCGCGGGCGAGCACGGGAACTCGCGATCTGGCGATCCGCACCCCAGACGGTTCGCTGGTTCACCGTGGACGCGCTGACCACGTCCTCAATGTGGCCGGAACCAAGGTGGACATGCGCCGCGTTACGACGATGGTAGAGCAGGCCTTCACCCCCATCATCGTGCGCGCCGACTCCAGACCGGCCCGCGTCGGGGGCGACATGGTCCCGGTCATAGAGATCATTCCCCAGCCTGAATTCCCGCTGAAGAAGGCCGACGTCAAGCGGCTGCTACACCCTGAATTCGGGGCGCTGGTCGCCCTGTTCGAGATCCACATCGTGGATCGCCTACGTTTGAAGGAGAGCGGAAAGTGAAGGCAGAACTGCCTACCCGAAAGACCTGGCTCAAGGATGAAATCGACCAATTGGGCCGAAGGGGCGCCCTCGTACAACTCTCTGGCGGAATCGACTCTTCCGTCGTGCTGCACCTGTGCGCGCAAGCCCTCGGGCCGGACAAGGTCGTAGCCCTCTACCTGCCTGACTCCTCCACCGGACCGGAGACGAAGGAATTCGTCGACGCTGCCGCGCAGAGCGCCGGCGTGGAACTGATTGAGCAGTCGATCGCCTCCGCCATCGATGCTCAGTGCCCCCGGGAAGAAATCACCCGCATCATCCGCACCTACGCACCCGAGTACGACCCCAGCACCCACGCCTACTCGGTCAACGCTTCCCAGCGGATGGCCAAGCGGCTCGGGGCGCTGGTCTACCAGGTCGTCATCGGCCCTCGGCACGGGCAGGCCGACACGGTGCTGCGGGTATCCGTGGAGGATCTGCGGGCGATCATCGCCTACCAGAACCGTAAGCAGCGCACACGCATGACCTTTGCCTATGCCGAGGCCGAGGCACGCAACTTCGCCGTCATCGGGGCCTCCAACGGGGACGAGCTCGACACCGGCTTCGTCGTCAAGTACGGCGACGACGCGGCTGACATCTGCGCTATCGGAGACCTGGCCAAGCCCGAGGTCTACGCCCTTGCCCGTGAGCTGGGAGTTCCCGAGCAGATCATCGCTCGCCCACCCACAACGGACACCTTCGCCCTGGAGCAGACGCAGGAGGATTACTACTACTCCCTGCCTGCCGACCTGCTGCGCATCCTGGGCACTATGAGCGACGAAGAACTGGCTGATGACGCTGTTCTGACGCCCTTGCTCGACCAGGCCCCCGGATGGAGTGTGGCCTCGCTGCGCCAAGTGGCCGTCGGCCTGCGGGCGCTGTTGCGCTACCAGCGCACCCGCAGCCTGCGCCTCAGCTGACGCCCCGCCCACCTCACGACGAGAAAGAGAAGTTATGAAGGACGACTGGAACACCGTCAAAGACAACCTGATCGAGAACGTCTTCTACGCCCACGACGCCCAGGCTGTCGCGGACTCCAAGGACCTGGCCGCCGACGGTCTGCTCGACTCGCTGTCCATCGTGGCCATCTTGGAGGTACTCGCTGACTGCGGCGCCGACGAGGAAGCACTCGATGAGGCGCAAGCTACGGACTTCGCCAACTTGGCCACCATCGAGTCCCTGTACTCCCGGGTCTGACATGTGTGGGTTCGCCGTCCTCGTTCATGACCGTCCGCACCTCTCACCGGACCCCGACCCCCAGGTCGCCGTTGCGCTCGCGCGCCGCGGTCCGGATGTCACAGCGCAGTACACCAGCGACCGCCTGGTCGCCGTGTCCTCACGTTTGACGCACTGGGAGGAAGGCGCTTCGAGTCAGCCTTATGTGGACGAGGACGGCGGAGCCGCCGTCTTCAACGGCGAGATTTACAACCTGCAGGATCTGCTCGATCTGATCGCCCGTCCCGACGCATCGGAAATCCAGGCGGTCTACCTTGCGGTGCGGGATCACGGGCTGGAAGCGTTGCATCTGATCGACGGCCAATTCGCCGCTGTGGTCGCGCTTCCCGACGGCCGCACGATTGCCGTCCGGGACCGCTTCGGCATCGCGCCGCTGTACTACGGGCGCGGTGCCTCGGGTTGGGTGTTCGCTTCCAACCTCGATGCTTGGTCGGCGCTGGCCCGCACCGACACCGCGCCGAGTCAGCCTGAGCAAGAATTGGACCCCGCCGGGTTGGCCTCAATCCTGACCGAGTGGGCCCCGGTCGCCGATCTGACGCCGCTGCGCGGTGTACAGCAGTGCCAAGCGGGCGAATTCCTCGTTATCGAGGATGGTTCGTTGACCACCCGCAGCCTCTGGTGGAGCCCAGCCCTCCTGGAGAGCGCCGCCAGCAGTGACGCTGCGGACGCGCGGCCGCCCACACCGGATGAGCTGGCCGACCTTTTGGGCCGCTTGCGC
Protein-coding regions in this window:
- a CDS encoding glycosyltransferase → MSHPTAAIWRSQWLPASETFVRDHVTHLDRWRPLTLGLTAVDDRLGIVPDRAPFPANRLGRKLGRLSRRTGYAGVYDTFLRSHDASLLHAHFGTDATECRRIVRRLELPFIVTFHGYDATAAPRRDTDGRYRRELAEVFAQASVLLPVSNFIAGRIKALGAPADKVRVHYLGIPALPTAPTPPEGPRQGPARIVFVGRLEEGKGVDHLIQAFARLPRELRDEAQVDILGDGSLRPSLERLAHGIEGRVRFHGRVSPAEVAATLADSTLFVGPSQPTAAGWDEGLGLVFLEAAQNGVPVLSYATGGVPEAVQDGVTGLLAPVGDMDALTAHMELLLRDTQMARRMGEAGRARIARDFDLSRQTQRLERIYDECVGA
- a CDS encoding O-antigen ligase family protein, yielding MLTLACAALLRRRPMTLLMLGLLLHGLIPSVLVVSTLQLARFSLHPGSLLALWAAVIVLLDHRAGLSRVLSERFELVVVAVGVVLSGLLHALLVTGGPPALGFVLDQTFIPLVTLFSVGALLVENPRSIETIRWTLAGLGVATAVLALAQSATNRVLFFESAFSQQEWYGRSDIRWMATFDHPLVLSMVLACVIPLMVSVRRWWLSIPVVSLALAGIVVTESRFGIGVGILATGYVLLRGRMSRPVRSVMWCVAGVAAALVVSAGLLAGVQERFATADDSTEARVAAVEYFVEILPRYLWSGGGTGASYTIAANGGLESSFENSFLMMILDVGLPTALLYFGLLVACILIGLRRRADEGFIISSVVALISVLSFSALGVRSAVALIMWVIAAGALFGPGREYPRAPHRRRSAAASPAVAPTGALNTRRNHR
- a CDS encoding glycosyltransferase family 2 protein → MNAPTRSWPSVTAVIPTILRSEDELRRAVASVLAQSAPVTEAIVVVDRADPVQDLPEFDDQRVRVICNEGPHGPGAARMCGVAAATGELIAWLDDDDTWTPDRLAAQLDAWSHCPRPEVTIVAGRSRLEGAQGSVLTPDRPPRTGELLADYLFPPPGFARAPRRSLCTPSLLIPRWILQAYPLDLSLRRWEDYEWLLRVIDAGTALLVVPDIACVIDQRRESGASLSGKHRPDVDRRWAQENLAGRSMNAYDVFVLTYVVPGLAGEHRSTEIAGVLASALRRGAPAALLMKGALWGVLDEQSRERLRRTVGRWRSRLR
- a CDS encoding glycosyltransferase family 4 protein, giving the protein MKLAERLPNSMGQTRLIEDVSVRPLRVCLVGSAPASAQSRGGMASVMALSLRGMGPQVQLEHITTYRDTDAADRAKVGASGLARLAARLSARNVDVVHVHMSYKGSVARKVVVLRMAKAFGVPTVLHAHSHGFKAWFDSCSALTQRAIRRGLSAQRWIVLGEGLKREYVEMFDLDPDQVIVLRNPVPLRPAPQRAERGSDAPFQLLFLGRLGQRKGTYDLIAALARLPRELRMRTVLTLAGDGEIEEAKLAARRAGVEDQVVFPGWIDPAERARLLDQADAFVLPSYEEGLPMALLEAMSHGVPVLTCPVGGIGEVIRHGENGLLVTPGDVSALVEALTELSEPKAAARIGQAGWQTSTQFDVETWRGELVQLWTSLAS
- a CDS encoding glycosyltransferase; this translates as MSGRLLVASTGGHLEQLHRLEPRLRPTADRVAYATFEDQQSSSLLAGREVHYVPRIPPRGAKQALVTLPQAFRILKSGQFSSVVSTGSAIAIPFFTAARSLGIECHYVESSARVEGPSLTGRMMTKVPGVHLYAQYERWAERPWAYQGSVFDSFTRDSAVRPSGAGINRVVVTLGTMRGYPYRRAVDAVQRVLAEVAATDVSVLWQVGDTPVADLGLDGRFLVPAADLSAAIRDSDLVFAHAGVGSCLQILDAGRCPVLLPRVAARGEHIDDHQWMIADELHGRGLAVSRDADALTAGDALEARSKGVIAVTAPPFSLHTGHRSVPSSGSEDVAA
- a CDS encoding heparin lyase I family protein — its product is MFSVLSRSRTTRLATSLALVAALGGGAAATLPSSASAAPAAATKAAAAATAPSSRFSAYKTHAWDGQQPIVGADQWDFVLPATKSAPDRRRSELWWALDGAAVSYSEGDVATYQAEVTAKLGQAANERGQWHVLWQLLGTTNGQWKGPSIALTVADGQLRITGGNGHEGHNPGAGRVYSWANDLAPYVDGRTYQVKIQDYLSSDPNSGWISVWVDGKKVLDRWRPTSRTGLRPGTFYPGSSEVYSRSGLYRGSDRTKTPTYQQSARHTKVLMS
- a CDS encoding AMP-binding protein, with translation MTASDPALAQGLAQYQAAAEREESILVRPSQDHPGLAQVVHMLQPRSALPLLVTDLRGNSQRLLAEQDGGSIEREPTLAFFTSGSTGSPKCVVYTRDTVDAHAGAIAAALELARKPQRRYFALTPPGFAYGLSIVNSHLHSGVGVTFCESDWGLNSLNSAIADVEAADDIALYLLPQHVPLVLSAPLEHERISRFIVAGGRLSGSAAAALAERCPGARLTNMYGQAELGPRLSMWQGPLNEYVEGLIGEPLPGVELELRATEHEHADGTEASEILARTPFAMSWALPAPYDTPVPGPTPRASTGTRDLAIRTPDGSLVHRGRADHVLNVAGTKVDMRRVTTMVEQAFTPIIVRADSRPARVGGDMVPVIEIIPQPEFPLKKADVKRLLHPEFGALVALFEIHIVDRLRLKESGK
- the nadE gene encoding NAD(+) synthase translates to MKAELPTRKTWLKDEIDQLGRRGALVQLSGGIDSSVVLHLCAQALGPDKVVALYLPDSSTGPETKEFVDAAAQSAGVELIEQSIASAIDAQCPREEITRIIRTYAPEYDPSTHAYSVNASQRMAKRLGALVYQVVIGPRHGQADTVLRVSVEDLRAIIAYQNRKQRTRMTFAYAEAEARNFAVIGASNGDELDTGFVVKYGDDAADICAIGDLAKPEVYALARELGVPEQIIARPPTTDTFALEQTQEDYYYSLPADLLRILGTMSDEELADDAVLTPLLDQAPGWSVASLRQVAVGLRALLRYQRTRSLRLS